The DNA segment CGGCCGGCGGTTCGTCCGGACCCTTCCTCCCGCACGGCACCAGAACTTCGCGCGGTATTTCCGCCAGCTCACTCCCGTGCGCGACAAGTATCCGGTGGGGGAGGGCTTCTATGTTTTCCTGACTCCGACGCTTCAGCGGATCCTGTCCGCCGTTCGCAGGATCCAGGCCGCCGACCCGGGGACGCGACTTCAGTTCATCCGTCAGCCCGCCCCCTTTCTTCGCTCAGAGCTCTCCAACGAGGAGGAGGGAGAGCCGGCCGAGGCAGCAGAGCAGGAGCCGGAATCCCTAGCGGACCCTCTCGAATCTCTGTTTTCCGACGAAGGCTACAGCGAGCGGGTCAAGGGAATCGGTCTCTGGCAGCCTCGCGTGCTGCCATGGCTCAAGAGGCCCAGCGAGCCTTGGCTTCCTGCGGAACAAGGCCTGCTGATCGGGGACGAGAGCCTGTCCCTCCCCCACGACCAGGCCAGAGAACTTCTCCGCCTCGTGGAGCAGGCGCTGCGGAACGGCTCCCCTGCCGTGCAATGGGGCTCCCAGCGGGTTCCTGTATCGGAGGACACTGTGCGCGCCCTCCGGGAACTCTGCAGGAGCGAGGTCCCCGCAACCCCCACGACCCGACCGGAGGATACGCGGGAGCAAGACCCCGCTCCCATCGCCCTCCTGATCTTTGACAATTTGGAGTCGCTCGAGTATCGGGTCACGAGGCGCCGCCAAACACCGACGAGCGGTGAAGTGCCGGAGAGACTCGCCACGGCACTATTGCCCCATCAGCGCGAGGCGCTGCGCTGGCTGCAGCGGCACTGGTCCGAGGGGAGCCCTGGGGCGCTTCTCGCGGACGACATGGGCCTCGGGAAAACGCTGGTCACCCTCGCCTTTCTCGCCTGGCTCCAGGAAGTCGCGGCGGGGGAAGAAGGGCCGAATCGTGGCAACGGCTCCTTCCTCGTCGTCGCCCCGACCGGCCTCATTCGGAACTGGCTGGACGAGCACGCGAGGCACCTGCGGCAACCCGGTCTCGGGAGGATCGCTCAAGCCTGCGGGAGAGGCCTTCGCGAGCTGCGCGGCGCGAGCAGCGGGCGGGAGACGGCACACGGCTTCGCGACCCTCGACCAAGGAGCCTTGGAGCGGGCGAACCTGGTGCTCACGACCTACGAGACGCTGCGCGACTACCAGTACAGCTTCGGGCGCGTCCGCTGGAGCGTCGCCGTCTTCGACGAGGCGCAGAAGATCAAGAATCCCGCAATTCTCCTCACGGACGCTGCGAAGGCCCTGAAGCACGACTTCGCTCTTGCCGTCACCGGCACCCCCGTGGAGAACCGGATTGAGGATCTGTGGTCCATCGTCGACTGCGTCCGGCCCGGGGAGCTTGGGACGCTTCGGGATTTCTCGTCCGCCTACGGCAGTACGGAAGCCCAAGAAGAGCGTCTCCCGGAACTTTACGAGAGGCTGAGCGCGGGCTCGACGCCGCCGATCATGCTGCGTCGCACCAAGGAAAAGTGCTTGGAAGGCCTGCCCGATAAGCGCGTCCACCGCCTGGAACGGGAGATGCCCCCGCGGCAGGCGGACGCCTACGACCTAGTGGTGAGGCAGGCGGAGAAGACGGGAATGCTGCAAACCCTTCAGCTCCTCCGCCGCGTGTCCCTGCACCCCTCTCCCCTCGCGCTGCACGGCGACGACGGGTACATCGAAGCCTCCGCCCGGCTGCAGCTGGCGATCGAGATCCTAGACGACATCCGGCGCACAGGCGAGAAGGCCCTCCTCTTCGTGGACGATCGCCCCGTGCAAAGCGCCCTGCTCGAGATCCTGCAACGGCGCTATCGCCTAGGCGAACCGATCCTAGTCATCAACGGGGAAGTGGCGGGGGCCGCACGCAAGCAGCGGGTGAACGAGTTTCAGGCGCGCAAGGGATTCGACG comes from the Dehalococcoidia bacterium genome and includes:
- a CDS encoding DEAD/DEAH box helicase encodes the protein MLQDERAERRELTRVFLGHAGIASLEPDELLALGLPPAAGVGVELKAFGSLRDPDFRIDLSLRRPRGNRVVSFSREGCFLTIDGEQFTLRDPLYSICEALDRFNRDCRDLDSRLRAWGEIRQILPEGVQIDHILGGIEVAVASAFSIERFVNELGEPDFNPVLGTMAMEREELGSASPGRRFVRTLPPARHQNFARYFRQLTPVRDKYPVGEGFYVFLTPTLQRILSAVRRIQAADPGTRLQFIRQPAPFLRSELSNEEEGEPAEAAEQEPESLADPLESLFSDEGYSERVKGIGLWQPRVLPWLKRPSEPWLPAEQGLLIGDESLSLPHDQARELLRLVEQALRNGSPAVQWGSQRVPVSEDTVRALRELCRSEVPATPTTRPEDTREQDPAPIALLIFDNLESLEYRVTRRRQTPTSGEVPERLATALLPHQREALRWLQRHWSEGSPGALLADDMGLGKTLVTLAFLAWLQEVAAGEEGPNRGNGSFLVVAPTGLIRNWLDEHARHLRQPGLGRIAQACGRGLRELRGASSGRETAHGFATLDQGALERANLVLTTYETLRDYQYSFGRVRWSVAVFDEAQKIKNPAILLTDAAKALKHDFALAVTGTPVENRIEDLWSIVDCVRPGELGTLRDFSSAYGSTEAQEERLPELYERLSAGSTPPIMLRRTKEKCLEGLPDKRVHRLEREMPPRQADAYDLVVRQAEKTGMLQTLQLLRRVSLHPSPLALHGDDGYIEASARLQLAIEILDDIRRTGEKALLFVDDRPVQSALLEILQRRYRLGEPILVINGEVAGAARKQRVNEFQARKGFDVMILSPRAGGLGLTLTAANHVIHLGRWWNPAVEDQCTDRVYRIGQEKTVHVYCCLAVHPRYRQRSFDLVLDGLLERKRELYRRVLMPTELSRSDLEALYRETVGVRRG